A single genomic interval of Zobellia nedashkovskayae harbors:
- a CDS encoding efflux RND transporter permease subunit has translation MKEGLAGKIAKMFIGSKLTVLLMVVFMVIGVYSSFLIPREEEPQIDVPMADIFVGYPGASPTEVESRVIKPLEKLISNIKGVEYVYSTSMKEQGMVIVQFYVGEDIERSFVKLYNEINKHMDEMPQGVTFPLVKTRAIDDVPMLGLTLWSENYDGYQLSQMAQELESEIKKVNDVAVTHKIGNQDRQLRVVLDKDKLAASGLDFLSVSEMIKANNAQLSSGSFDKNDTEFLVNTGSFLASVTDVENLVVGVQQNQPIYLKQIARIIDGPEIPQSYVSLGFGQASDKVTDYKSEYPAVTISVAKRKGADAMKIADIVIDKVEHLRSTLIPDDVHVEITRNYGETASHKVSELLLHLIGSIIAVTLVVMLAMGWRGGLVVFLSVPITFALTLLSYYMLDYTLNRITLFALVFVTGIVVDDSIIIAENMHRHFKMKRLPFKQAALYAINEVGNPTILATFTVIASVLPMAFVSGLMGPYMAPMPIGASIAMILSLFVALTITPYLGYIFLREKDKKGQVEKPQKPLEDTYIYRVYNKFERPLIENKGKRWMFLGLTFLLLLGSMALFFTESVAVKMLPFDNKNEFQVVIDMPEGTTLERTGVVAQEIAQYLSTRPEVVNYQNYVGTSAPITFNGLVRHYDLRGGSNMADIQVNLIGKDERSAQSHDIAKLLRPDIQKIAAKYNANVKLVEVPPGPPVLSTIVAEVYGPDYEEQIKVANSVQNILKNTDDVVDIDWMVEADQTEFQFEIDKEKAMLYGIAPQQIAYTMNMALSNRAITNLYDADATDQVGLVLALDEKEKSTIADISQLKVTSKQGNMVSISDLVHITETTSAKSIYRKNQKRVVYVMADMAGELESPAYAILGMEEKLKEIALPQGYSISEMYLGQPEFEDDYTVKWDGEWQITLEVFRDLGIAFLGAIILIYILIVGWFQNFKAPIVMMVAIPLSLIGIILGHWIMGAFFTATSFIGMIALAGIMVRNSVLLIDFINLRLDEGVPLKQAAIEAGAVRTTPILLTAGTVVIGAFVILFDPIFQGLAISLMGGTIVSTVLTLLVVPLVYYLIERKNYPEVKIEETTDKIAD, from the coding sequence ATGAAAGAAGGATTAGCAGGTAAAATTGCCAAAATGTTCATAGGCAGCAAATTAACAGTGTTGTTAATGGTTGTTTTTATGGTCATTGGGGTGTACAGTTCGTTTTTGATTCCAAGGGAGGAAGAGCCCCAGATAGACGTGCCTATGGCCGATATTTTTGTTGGATATCCCGGTGCAAGTCCTACTGAGGTAGAGTCGCGCGTGATAAAGCCTTTGGAGAAATTAATATCGAATATCAAAGGCGTGGAGTATGTGTACTCCACTTCCATGAAGGAGCAGGGCATGGTGATCGTGCAGTTTTATGTGGGTGAGGATATTGAACGCTCGTTCGTGAAATTGTACAATGAAATCAATAAGCACATGGACGAGATGCCGCAGGGTGTTACGTTTCCGTTGGTAAAAACCAGGGCTATTGACGATGTACCTATGTTGGGCCTTACCCTATGGAGTGAAAATTATGACGGCTACCAGTTGAGCCAAATGGCGCAGGAGCTAGAAAGTGAGATTAAGAAAGTAAACGATGTGGCGGTTACCCATAAAATTGGTAATCAAGACCGCCAGTTGCGTGTGGTTTTGGATAAGGATAAACTGGCTGCTAGCGGCTTGGATTTCTTATCGGTTTCTGAAATGATCAAGGCGAACAATGCGCAATTAAGTTCTGGAAGTTTTGATAAAAACGATACCGAATTTTTGGTGAATACAGGTAGTTTTCTGGCATCGGTAACCGATGTAGAGAATCTTGTGGTGGGTGTACAACAGAACCAACCCATTTATTTAAAGCAAATTGCCCGTATTATTGATGGTCCTGAAATTCCACAGAGTTATGTATCCTTAGGTTTTGGCCAGGCGAGTGATAAGGTAACGGATTACAAATCTGAATACCCTGCGGTTACCATTTCGGTAGCTAAAAGAAAGGGTGCTGATGCGATGAAAATTGCCGATATCGTAATCGATAAGGTAGAGCATTTACGCAGTACATTGATTCCTGATGACGTACATGTAGAAATTACCAGAAACTATGGGGAAACGGCATCTCATAAAGTGTCTGAACTATTGTTACACCTTATAGGTTCTATCATTGCCGTAACCCTTGTGGTGATGTTGGCCATGGGCTGGCGTGGTGGTTTGGTGGTATTTTTATCCGTACCCATAACGTTTGCCTTAACACTATTGAGCTACTATATGCTGGATTATACCTTAAACCGAATTACGCTTTTTGCTTTGGTTTTCGTAACGGGTATTGTGGTAGATGACTCCATAATTATTGCCGAGAATATGCACCGGCATTTTAAGATGAAACGCCTGCCTTTTAAGCAAGCGGCATTGTATGCCATTAACGAGGTAGGTAATCCTACTATTCTAGCAACTTTTACGGTAATAGCCTCTGTGTTGCCTATGGCTTTTGTATCTGGGCTAATGGGGCCGTATATGGCTCCGATGCCTATTGGCGCATCTATTGCTATGATTTTGTCTTTGTTCGTGGCTTTGACGATCACACCTTATTTGGGCTATATTTTCTTAAGGGAAAAAGACAAAAAAGGACAAGTAGAGAAGCCACAAAAACCTTTGGAAGATACCTACATCTATAGGGTTTATAACAAATTTGAGCGTCCGCTTATTGAAAACAAAGGCAAACGTTGGATGTTTCTGGGATTAACATTCTTGTTGCTCTTAGGGTCCATGGCCTTGTTCTTTACAGAATCGGTAGCCGTAAAAATGCTGCCTTTTGATAACAAGAACGAATTTCAAGTGGTTATAGATATGCCCGAAGGCACTACACTTGAACGTACGGGAGTGGTAGCCCAAGAAATTGCGCAGTACCTCTCTACACGACCAGAAGTGGTGAACTATCAAAATTATGTGGGTACTTCAGCACCTATAACCTTTAACGGTTTGGTACGTCATTACGATTTGCGCGGTGGTAGTAATATGGCAGATATTCAAGTAAATCTTATTGGAAAAGACGAACGTTCTGCCCAGAGTCATGATATTGCAAAATTACTACGACCTGATATTCAGAAAATTGCGGCCAAATATAATGCCAACGTAAAATTGGTAGAAGTTCCACCGGGACCTCCGGTATTGTCTACTATTGTTGCTGAGGTTTACGGACCTGATTATGAGGAACAGATTAAAGTTGCTAACAGCGTTCAAAATATTTTAAAAAATACGGACGATGTAGTGGATATTGACTGGATGGTAGAAGCTGACCAAACCGAATTTCAATTCGAAATCGATAAGGAAAAAGCAATGTTATATGGTATTGCGCCGCAGCAAATTGCCTACACAATGAATATGGCATTATCCAATAGAGCGATAACTAATCTATACGATGCCGATGCGACCGACCAAGTAGGTCTGGTTTTGGCTTTGGACGAAAAGGAAAAATCTACTATTGCTGATATTTCGCAATTAAAAGTAACCTCTAAACAGGGGAATATGGTCTCTATATCTGACTTGGTACATATTACCGAGACAACAAGCGCCAAGAGTATCTACCGTAAAAACCAAAAAAGAGTGGTGTATGTAATGGCCGATATGGCAGGAGAATTGGAGAGTCCCGCATATGCTATTTTAGGAATGGAAGAAAAGCTAAAAGAGATAGCCCTCCCACAAGGATATTCCATTAGCGAAATGTATTTAGGTCAGCCGGAATTTGAAGATGATTATACCGTAAAATGGGATGGAGAATGGCAGATTACGTTAGAGGTATTTAGAGATTTGGGAATTGCCTTTTTAGGCGCCATAATTTTGATATATATCTTGATTGTAGGATGGTTCCAGAACTTTAAAGCCCCTATTGTAATGATGGTAGCCATACCCTTATCGTTAATAGGAATTATTTTAGGCCATTGGATTATGGGTGCGTTCTTTACCGCCACTTCTTTTATTGGAATGATAGCCCTAGCGGGTATTATGGTGCGGAACTCCGTATTGCTGATCGATTTTATAAACTTACGTCTTGACGAGGGTGTTCCCTTAAAACAAGCAGCAATTGAAGCTGGTGCCGTACGTACAACCCCTATTTTGTTAACCGCGGGAACCGTGGTTATCGGAGCTTTTGTTATTTTATTCGATCCAATTTTTCAAGGTCTGGCAATTTCTTTAATGGGTGGGACAATTGTCTCTACCGTATTGACCTTGCTAGTGGTGCCTTTGGTCTATTATCTAATAGAGCGTAAGAATTACCCTGAAGTAAAAATAGAAGAAACAACAGATAAGATTGCGGACTAA
- a CDS encoding YgaP family membrane protein, protein MLNTYFRVIVGIMVLLSVVLAVYVSINWLWFTVFIGVNLIQSAFTKWCLLETILVKLGVKKEGKGCSI, encoded by the coding sequence ATGCTAAATACATATTTTAGAGTTATCGTTGGTATAATGGTTTTGTTAAGCGTTGTTCTAGCCGTATACGTAAGTATAAATTGGTTATGGTTTACGGTATTCATAGGGGTAAACCTAATACAATCGGCATTTACAAAGTGGTGCTTGTTAGAAACTATCCTTGTGAAGTTAGGCGTTAAGAAAGAAGGGAAAGGTTGTAGTATTTAA
- a CDS encoding TonB-dependent receptor codes for MNFKYLLASLLFTIGQLSMAQNFNGKVLDGQNSSPLPEAHVIAQNGKATYTDADGNFQLSIPEKGTTVTISYMGYKTIQQFISPSDTVNQFLMEEEPFEVNGVMVTGNAKIDPVFAVVTNDYVKKIVQPRNVADLFNDLNGFSLIKRGNYAIDPSFRASQYEQLNVQFDGGTKTMHACPNRMDPITTHVIPEEIEKIEIIKGPYTVRYGATFGGIVNLVTQKPGVEDYGISGSVQGGYETNGNSLVSMARLQQATEKYDVVGNVGFRDFGNYEDGDGVEIPSSFRSLDYGLRVGYNFSENQRLQAHWRQSFGRDVLHAGLPMDTETDDSSILSLDYNLNGLSGVLKGLDAKVYYSYVDHLMNNAQRPTFMMVDAVSSVDAVTAGGKLELELKPSDKLTLFTGIDMLHIARDGQRTRLVKQNAMGTLVTPMEFTDKVWQDSYINDFGLFVEGKYPISPKTILTAGLRYDGVISDIKDPEADFSALYTDLDKRTEHNISGTASIKYALSSQFLMEVAYGRGVRSASMVERFINHFSVGQDSYEYIGNPNLDAEVNNQFEVGFKGKIPLEAHGLDQFNYGSSFYYSFYENYIVAVIDPTQTRKFMPTQEPTSVKVFRNLDEAYKTGFEVNAGVDFLNNFNFTTELSYVYAKNKDLNESLPLVPPLVTRFKLGFEKEKFWANANYTLTSKQDNIAVSFGETVTDGYDILDVRLGVVPFKNVTIGVAALNVFDKTYNNHLNFSYNNQADFDSVPINDPGRNLSAFVQYRF; via the coding sequence ATGAATTTCAAATATCTATTGGCATCCCTACTGTTTACTATTGGGCAATTAAGTATGGCCCAAAATTTCAACGGAAAGGTTTTAGATGGCCAAAATAGCAGTCCCCTCCCTGAAGCACATGTCATTGCTCAAAATGGTAAAGCTACCTACACAGACGCTGATGGAAATTTCCAACTCTCAATTCCTGAAAAAGGTACTACCGTTACCATCTCCTATATGGGATATAAAACCATACAACAATTTATATCTCCTTCTGATACCGTTAACCAATTTCTTATGGAAGAAGAACCCTTTGAAGTAAATGGGGTAATGGTAACCGGTAACGCAAAAATAGATCCCGTATTTGCCGTAGTAACCAATGACTACGTTAAGAAAATAGTGCAACCTAGAAATGTTGCCGACCTGTTCAATGACCTCAACGGTTTTTCCTTGATAAAACGTGGAAACTATGCTATTGACCCCTCATTTAGAGCTAGTCAATATGAACAATTAAATGTGCAGTTTGATGGTGGCACCAAGACAATGCATGCATGCCCGAACCGGATGGACCCAATTACTACCCATGTTATTCCGGAAGAAATAGAAAAAATAGAAATTATTAAAGGTCCTTATACCGTACGCTATGGAGCTACGTTTGGTGGTATAGTTAATTTGGTGACTCAAAAACCAGGGGTTGAAGACTACGGCATTAGCGGAAGCGTGCAGGGTGGTTATGAAACCAACGGAAACTCACTGGTTTCTATGGCACGGTTACAACAGGCCACAGAAAAATATGATGTGGTAGGCAACGTAGGCTTTAGAGATTTTGGTAATTATGAAGATGGTGATGGTGTAGAAATTCCTTCGTCTTTTAGGAGTTTGGATTATGGATTACGCGTGGGCTATAACTTTTCCGAAAACCAAAGGCTGCAAGCGCATTGGCGTCAATCATTCGGAAGAGACGTTCTACATGCCGGACTTCCTATGGATACAGAAACGGACGATAGTTCTATCTTATCTTTGGATTATAACTTAAATGGCCTAAGTGGTGTACTCAAAGGGTTAGACGCCAAAGTCTATTACAGTTATGTGGATCACTTAATGAACAATGCGCAGCGCCCAACTTTTATGATGGTAGATGCCGTATCTTCTGTAGATGCCGTAACCGCAGGAGGGAAATTGGAATTGGAGCTCAAACCTTCTGACAAACTAACCTTGTTTACCGGTATTGATATGCTTCATATTGCTAGAGATGGACAACGTACCAGGTTGGTGAAACAAAATGCTATGGGCACCTTGGTTACACCGATGGAATTTACCGATAAGGTTTGGCAAGATTCATATATCAACGATTTTGGATTGTTCGTAGAAGGAAAGTACCCTATCAGTCCTAAGACTATTTTAACGGCGGGTTTACGTTACGATGGAGTGATATCCGATATAAAAGATCCTGAAGCGGATTTTTCTGCATTATATACTGATTTAGACAAACGTACAGAACATAATATAAGCGGTACGGCATCTATTAAGTATGCCCTATCCAGTCAGTTTTTAATGGAGGTTGCCTATGGTAGAGGCGTACGTTCCGCAAGCATGGTTGAGCGTTTTATCAATCATTTTAGCGTTGGGCAAGATTCGTATGAATACATTGGCAATCCTAACCTTGATGCGGAGGTAAACAATCAATTCGAGGTTGGTTTTAAAGGGAAAATACCTTTGGAGGCCCATGGTTTGGACCAGTTTAATTATGGTAGTTCTTTCTACTATTCTTTCTATGAGAATTATATTGTGGCCGTAATAGATCCTACCCAAACCCGAAAGTTCATGCCTACGCAAGAACCCACAAGCGTAAAGGTTTTTAGAAATTTGGATGAGGCCTATAAAACTGGCTTTGAAGTAAATGCCGGAGTAGATTTTTTAAATAATTTCAATTTTACTACAGAGCTATCTTATGTCTACGCCAAAAATAAAGACTTAAACGAATCTTTACCCCTTGTACCGCCTTTGGTAACAAGATTTAAACTAGGTTTTGAAAAAGAAAAATTCTGGGCGAACGCCAATTATACCTTAACATCAAAACAAGATAACATTGCTGTTTCTTTTGGAGAAACTGTAACTGATGGGTATGATATTTTGGATGTACGCTTAGGCGTGGTTCCTTTTAAAAATGTAACTATTGGGGTTGCAGCTTTAAATGTGTTTGATAAAACATACAACAACCACTTAAATTTCTCTTACAACAATCAAGCTGATTTTGATAGTGTACCGATAAATGACCCCGGAAGAAATCTATCGGCTTTCGTTCAGTACAGGTTTTAA
- a CDS encoding hybrid sensor histidine kinase/response regulator transcription factor, which yields MKPVYVFLLLLSTTLSAQFNTLKFENFETPEGLSSSTCSEIFQDKEGFLWFGTIDGLNRYNGYEFEIFRSVLNDTTSISNNRINTITEDRHGKLWVGTNNGLNVYDKQTNKFTLIDLYGPLSLSTSPRKIINDVAYDAVGNAIWVATENGVIKIELTNVDTLQNLKFSYYLNDSTNDRSLDSNNVNIILIHKEELWITTDGQYLNKYNRSKDDFDRVFIDSGNPYELNHIPKRVFIDSDGDFLIGNDLSDMIFWIRDKNEFEHLSLVDFHIPVSNIYQDESGIFWLSTDGHGIYLYDKKKGKITQQIVNNLFDPFSLANNKPSIIYEDRNDILWIGSYDKGVSKLDPSKYSFGHYYHQPNNDQGLSEKIVQSVLQDAKGRIWLGAYNGGLNLFDEQNESYKHYKYIPGNENSLSSNKILYTFESSDGKIWICTLDGGLNSFDPETEVFKRYENDVFNPKSIGQNSVWAGLEDFEKRIWIGLRTDGLNLLDPKTGIFNSYRNTSLKDIGLTSNIILYLYVDSKKRLLIGTTLGLNVVELDKLQEFAPKEINFERVNEIGVEGNRINYITEDHNDNIWLGTDSGIIVLNNELKNIKSYSSNDGLPNNLVVGLEEDDNHNFWITTKSGLSFLNPETNEIRNFNAHDGVQGTEFQTKSIDKTKDGRILAGGLNGFNIFHPDHIKLPADVKLKPLITSFKLNNKKVVKGDSINERVLINSALDSIGNIKLKYDENYISFEFVALNFENPEQVQYAYKMHGLDDDFVNIGSNRVVNHSNLEPGDYIFEVKSSVDGKWANAGSAKLNIEILPPFWKTWWMYFIYAITGGFLLWAIMYYYTQKVREDQKHELDQMKLQFFVNVSHEFRTPLTLILNPVDKILSGINESSPMMNSAQTIQRSARRLLHLVNQLLDYRKMDVGMMPLQLEKGNIVKFSEDIFMLFKDLADQKELSYTFTADSKKIQAHFDLDKVEKIITNLISNAIKFTPPEGTIVVSINKVTKKVTTYDSLFFSKEKMGDYVEIVVKDSGRGLDKVQLKNIFSRFYNLDPSKTGTGIGLNFSKALVEMHGGDISVESQSKKGSKFIVRLPLNLDKEATETENIKNEFRINSMKAVEYEMLTTNELVTSKDFQEQTGDKDRPTVLVVEDNKELRTHLVNDLREFYQVKQAANGEKGLKMAKKHLPDIIISDVMMPLMDGFELCKKLKNEFETCHIPVLLLTAKSLDDDRVEGYHSGADGYLSKPFVTRVLIARINNLLETKKRLRQRFSEIGGIFPASEVTTNTMDEVFLDKVTKTILDNVGDMDFKQENLLKELGIGRSQLYRKINSLTGKNPSHYMRTVRLRRAAELLKENRYSIKEISYMTGFNSTAYFSKTFRELFKVTPTEFTEQQENE from the coding sequence GTGAAACCTGTTTATGTATTCCTTTTACTTCTCTCAACAACATTGAGTGCGCAATTTAATACGCTAAAGTTCGAGAATTTTGAAACCCCAGAAGGGTTGTCTAGCAGTACGTGTTCGGAGATATTTCAGGACAAAGAAGGTTTTCTTTGGTTTGGAACTATAGACGGGCTAAATAGGTATAATGGGTATGAATTTGAAATATTTAGGTCGGTTTTAAACGATACTACTTCCATTAGTAATAATAGAATAAATACCATTACGGAGGATAGGCATGGTAAATTATGGGTGGGAACCAATAATGGTTTAAATGTCTATGATAAACAAACCAATAAATTTACGCTTATTGACCTTTATGGTCCGTTATCCTTGTCAACTAGCCCAAGAAAAATTATAAACGATGTAGCGTATGACGCTGTTGGGAACGCTATTTGGGTGGCTACTGAAAATGGCGTAATTAAAATTGAACTTACGAATGTAGATACGCTTCAGAACTTAAAATTTTCATACTATTTAAACGATAGTACGAATGATAGATCTTTAGATTCTAACAATGTAAATATTATTCTAATCCATAAGGAAGAATTATGGATTACAACAGATGGGCAATATCTTAATAAATACAATAGATCTAAGGATGATTTTGATAGAGTATTTATTGATAGCGGAAATCCGTACGAACTTAACCATATACCTAAAAGAGTATTTATTGATAGCGACGGTGATTTTTTAATAGGAAATGACCTGTCTGACATGATATTTTGGATTCGAGACAAAAACGAATTTGAGCATCTTTCTTTGGTAGATTTCCATATTCCTGTAAGCAATATCTATCAAGATGAGAGCGGTATTTTTTGGTTGTCAACAGATGGCCATGGCATTTATTTGTATGATAAGAAAAAGGGAAAAATAACCCAACAGATTGTAAATAACCTTTTTGATCCCTTCTCACTGGCCAATAACAAGCCTTCTATAATATATGAGGACCGAAATGATATTTTATGGATAGGAAGTTATGATAAGGGGGTAAGTAAATTAGATCCATCAAAGTATTCCTTTGGGCATTATTATCATCAACCCAATAATGACCAAGGTCTTAGTGAAAAGATAGTACAATCTGTACTGCAAGATGCTAAGGGGCGTATATGGTTGGGAGCATACAATGGCGGGCTGAATTTATTTGATGAACAAAATGAATCGTACAAGCATTATAAATATATTCCAGGGAATGAAAATTCGCTTTCTTCCAATAAAATCCTATACACGTTTGAATCATCTGATGGTAAAATATGGATTTGTACGTTAGATGGTGGCCTTAATAGTTTTGACCCTGAAACGGAAGTTTTTAAACGGTATGAAAATGACGTGTTTAACCCAAAATCCATAGGTCAAAACTCCGTATGGGCAGGCTTGGAAGATTTTGAAAAAAGAATTTGGATAGGCTTGCGTACAGATGGTCTAAATCTTTTAGACCCTAAAACGGGAATATTTAATAGTTACAGGAATACGTCTCTAAAGGATATAGGTTTAACTAGTAATATTATCCTATATCTCTATGTAGATTCTAAAAAACGCTTGTTAATAGGCACTACCCTTGGGCTAAATGTGGTTGAGCTAGATAAGCTTCAAGAGTTTGCTCCAAAAGAAATAAATTTTGAAAGGGTAAATGAAATTGGTGTAGAGGGAAACAGGATAAATTATATAACCGAAGACCATAACGATAACATCTGGTTGGGTACGGATTCCGGAATAATTGTTCTTAATAATGAATTAAAAAATATTAAATCGTATTCTTCTAATGACGGCTTGCCCAATAATCTGGTAGTTGGTTTAGAGGAAGACGATAATCATAATTTTTGGATAACTACAAAAAGTGGACTTTCCTTTCTTAACCCTGAAACCAATGAGATCAGAAACTTCAATGCCCATGATGGGGTTCAAGGAACGGAATTTCAAACGAAATCTATAGATAAGACCAAGGATGGTAGAATCTTGGCAGGGGGGCTTAACGGATTCAATATATTTCATCCAGATCATATAAAGTTACCTGCAGATGTAAAGTTGAAACCATTAATTACAAGTTTTAAGCTCAACAACAAAAAAGTAGTCAAAGGCGACTCTATAAATGAACGTGTGTTGATTAACAGTGCATTGGATTCTATTGGAAATATCAAATTGAAATACGATGAAAACTATATCTCTTTTGAGTTTGTGGCGTTGAATTTTGAGAATCCAGAACAAGTGCAATACGCATATAAAATGCACGGGCTTGATGATGACTTTGTTAACATAGGAAGCAATAGGGTCGTAAACCATTCCAATCTAGAGCCGGGAGACTATATATTTGAAGTAAAATCTTCTGTTGATGGAAAATGGGCCAATGCCGGTTCTGCCAAATTGAATATTGAGATTCTGCCTCCTTTTTGGAAAACTTGGTGGATGTACTTTATTTATGCTATAACCGGTGGTTTCCTTCTTTGGGCCATAATGTATTACTACACACAAAAGGTTAGGGAAGATCAGAAGCACGAGCTGGATCAGATGAAACTTCAGTTTTTTGTAAATGTTTCACATGAGTTTAGAACCCCTCTAACTTTAATCTTAAACCCTGTAGACAAGATACTTTCTGGCATTAATGAGTCCAGTCCTATGATGAACTCGGCACAGACCATACAGCGTAGTGCCAGAAGATTATTGCATTTGGTAAACCAACTTTTGGACTATAGAAAGATGGATGTTGGAATGATGCCTTTGCAATTAGAAAAAGGTAACATTGTTAAGTTTTCTGAGGATATTTTTATGCTATTCAAAGATTTGGCAGATCAAAAGGAGCTGAGTTACACGTTTACGGCAGATTCAAAGAAAATACAAGCTCATTTTGATTTAGACAAAGTCGAAAAAATAATAACCAACTTAATTTCTAATGCCATAAAGTTCACTCCGCCAGAAGGAACTATTGTCGTATCCATAAATAAGGTCACTAAAAAAGTAACAACATACGATTCGCTCTTTTTTTCTAAAGAGAAGATGGGAGATTATGTAGAAATTGTGGTAAAAGATAGTGGTAGAGGACTAGATAAGGTACAATTGAAGAATATTTTCTCTAGGTTCTACAATTTAGATCCATCAAAGACAGGAACAGGTATAGGGCTGAATTTTAGTAAAGCTTTAGTAGAAATGCACGGTGGCGATATCTCTGTTGAAAGTCAATCTAAAAAAGGAAGCAAATTTATAGTTAGGTTGCCTTTAAATCTTGATAAGGAAGCCACGGAGACCGAAAATATTAAGAACGAGTTCCGTATTAATTCCATGAAAGCGGTGGAGTATGAAATGCTTACGACCAATGAGTTGGTGACGAGCAAAGATTTTCAAGAACAGACAGGAGATAAAGACCGCCCAACAGTTCTTGTAGTAGAAGATAATAAGGAGTTACGAACGCATTTGGTCAATGACCTTAGAGAGTTTTATCAAGTAAAGCAGGCCGCGAATGGAGAGAAGGGTTTAAAAATGGCCAAAAAGCATTTGCCAGATATTATCATAAGTGATGTAATGATGCCTTTAATGGATGGTTTTGAACTTTGCAAAAAACTTAAAAATGAATTTGAAACCTGTCATATTCCTGTGTTATTATTAACTGCTAAAAGCTTGGATGACGATAGGGTAGAGGGGTATCATAGTGGAGCAGATGGGTATTTGTCAAAACCTTTTGTTACTAGGGTTTTAATCGCTAGAATAAATAATTTATTGGAAACAAAGAAAAGACTACGACAACGATTTTCCGAGATAGGAGGTATTTTCCCCGCAAGTGAAGTTACTACCAATACTATGGATGAAGTGTTTTTGGATAAGGTCACAAAAACTATTCTGGACAATGTTGGTGATATGGACTTCAAGCAAGAAAACCTTTTAAAAGAATTAGGTATTGGAAGGTCTCAGTTATATCGAAAAATAAACTCTTTAACGGGTAAAAATCCTAGCCATTATATGCGTACGGTACGTTTAAGACGTGCTGCTGAATTACTTAAAGAGAATAGATATTCAATAAAGGAAATATCTTATATGACAGGCTTTAATTCTACCGCGTACTTCAGTAAAACATTCCGCGAACTTTTTAAAGTAACCCCAACAGAATTTACCGAGCAACAAGAAAACGAATAG